The proteins below come from a single Malus domestica chromosome 03, GDT2T_hap1 genomic window:
- the LOC103425231 gene encoding chaperonin-like RbcX protein 2, chloroplastic has translation MVGAALSLVGSSVVDSHTSPCLCLDALPTTAMNLKSGGEMVLQRNSMAKKHVVKPGSLELGSSFIDFGHDRRFSMKSLPVTGNRSTRKRKNRGFVIVNELGGQYEDSFEDVKTQLLNYFTYKAVRTVMNQLYEMNPTQYRWLYDFVATHKPGDGKRFLRTLGKERHELAERVMVTRLHLYGKWVKKCDHAEIYQGISDENLELMRERLFETVIWPSDDNTEKIG, from the exons atggtGGGAGCTGCTCTGTCTCTGGTAGGTTCGTCGGTGGTGGACTCGCACACTAGTCCTTGCCTGTGTTTGGATGCGCTGCCGACGACGGCGATGAATCTCAAGAGCGGCGGCGAAATGGTTTTGCAGAGGAATTCAATGGCCAAGAAGCATGTGGTGAAACCAGGCTCCTTGGAGTTGGGCAGTTCGTTCATTGATTTTGGCCACGACAGGCGATTTTCGATGAAATCTCTTCCTGTTACAGGGAATAGGAGTACGAGGAAGCGAAAGAACCGGGGTTTTGTAATTGTTAATGAACTTGGTGGGCAGTATGAAGACAGTTTTGAGGATGTTAAGACG CAATTACTCAACTATTTTACGTACAAGGCTGTGAGGACTGTTATGAACCAGCTGTACGAGATGAACCCTACGCAATATAGGTGGTTGTACGA TTTTGTTGCAACACACAAGCCTGGCGACGGGAAGCGTTTCCTCCGCACCCTTGGGAAG GAGAGGCATGAACTTGCCGAGAGAGTAATGGTCACACGGCTTCACCTCTACGGTAAATGGGTCAAG AAATGTGATCATGCCGAAATATATCAAGGAATATCAGATGAGAACCTGGAGTTGATGCGTGAACGGCTTTTTGAGACCGTGATATGGCCCTCCGATGACAACACGGAGAAGATTGGCTGA